Proteins co-encoded in one Acipenser ruthenus chromosome 3, fAciRut3.2 maternal haplotype, whole genome shotgun sequence genomic window:
- the LOC117435453 gene encoding uncharacterized protein LOC117435453, producing the protein MGDCERDCTFLGGRPQCVSDIAAELRNDYYSRLQEVFLGTAKGNHQNPLLVPHNNRMLLQIGLLKEENQVAWKYVQDWLETMFPKYRSARLRSLIEKASANALGLSAQERAMFLEEEVNLEYVGPVCDGLGIRRTDLLECADLSEKIPSGDPVTNALLLEWDSFVRKEKIDPSIIVTWLKNFYPQFCSDGNTHKAYKTLQLQIKKMKVNYRIHQKNKFKKNSLFNQFLEAEFIPSPSASEGGVRDGKLWNEGLLKKRRFGSNWISNKMRSRKVRNSELASGVADETYEPPNLHVTGTELYQNRIKSLSHHKTEQNLKSQSVSGQYPYLTTKPIPQSSPWALQPNGAYCNDAFDQQTSVESEEPFNVTHCSVAKEQALTLLDVSILAFQKLSSVYGTETELSNQVFKELLRKHFVLMSDYTSVMKTFNERVNLCQQGHPDVPSPLHFLGCNAHYLLGLSHAAEQETVSFENEISAVTGEKLGRDKNPKFTNFLNFSESASARYIRMACDVLSPRGEEKFGCRKEWLAFCEANGKASKVPSGRSNRFNSFFEGAAALIHHHMDIVAFFSDEHVLKRLNVIQESVRDDVQDPILQALVCVFAVVYLQVIGPYWQFLKSNTEYLDFHKYIQRLHQKLNEWSLDATPLLLPELGDTNVFHQFHHEGSFDGLFSYCNPDNPYFTLIKKALEQIMKSFVAVTQRELSDFLPGGVHSKEPKPELRAKMRNCQLAQLMGEYPFGHTYTDKYRRPNNALNHQRPLHNQSGTSGQTGRHKKRMQLSGREMNQLQEKQLLDITNKTKIMAAVVRNGGPCKTKRDVDYLLSTLEGASHSKKREAIRLQISYQKVVLGLKDKNLNHVGFSLKDMVEKLKLVLADDKCPQIPVPGYRPVFSHNAQAGPGEVVPSSGMGSAAQHPLQHCHFENIDKSSMKLCSELPKIEIQSFVFVD; encoded by the coding sequence GAAATGATTACTATTCTAGGCTTCAGGAAGTCTTCTTGGGAACAGCAAAAGGAAACCATCAAAATCCTTTACTAGTTCCACACAACAATCGTATGCTTTTGCAAATCGGGCTTCTGAAAGAAGAAAACCAAGTGGCTTGGAAATATGTACAAGACTGGCTTGAAACGATGTTCCCAAAATATAGATCTGCACGTTTACGGAGTCTGATTGAAAAGGCAAGCGCAAACGCACTGGGGTTAAGTGCACAAGAGAGAGCAATGTTTCTAGAGGAAGAAGTTAATCTAGAGTATGTTGGTCCGGTGTGTGACGGTCTTGGCATAAGAAGAACCGATCTGTTGGAATGCGCTGACCTTTCAGAAAAAATCCCATCTGGAGATCCTGTCACGAATGCTCTTCTGTTGGAATGGGATAGCTTTGTTCGAAAAGAGAAGATTGATCCATCAATTATAGTGACCTGGTTGAAAAACTTTTACCCCCAGTTTTGCAGTGATGGCAATACTCACAAAGCATATAAAACTCTGCAACTGCAAATCAAAAAAATGAAGGTTAATTATCGAAtccatcaaaaaaataaatttaaaaaaaacagtctgtTCAATCAGTTTCTTGAGGCTGAATTCATTCCGAGTCCCAGTGCATCAGAGGGCGGGGTGAGAGATGGCAAACTGTGGAACGAAGGTCTCCTCAAGAAGAGGCGTTTTGGCTCAAATTGGATTTCAAACAAAATGCGATCAAGAAAAGTCAGAAATTCTGAACTTGCAAGCGGCGTAGCTGATGAAACCTACGAGCCTCCAAATCTGCATGTTACGGGAACAGAGCTGTACCAGAATCGAATCAAAAGCTTGTCGCATCACAAAACGGAACAGAACCTTAAGAGTCAATCGGTATCCGGTCAGTACCCGTATCTGACAACCAAGCCCATTCCACAGTCAAGCCCCTGGGCTTTACAGCCAAATGGAGCATACTGTAATGATGCGTTTGACCAGCAAACCAGCGTGGAATCAGAGGAACCATTCAACGTGACTCATTGTAGTGTAGCTAAAGAGCAGGCCTTGACACTACTGGATGTTTCTATCCTCGCTTTTCAAAAGCTATCAAGTGTGTACGGCACTGAAACAGAGCTCTCCAATCAGGTTTTCAAAGAATTGCTGAGAAAGCACTTTGTCCTGATGTCTGATTATACCAGTGTTATGAAAACCTTTAATGAGAGAGTGAATCTGTGCCAACAAGGTCATCCTGACGTCCCTTCACCTTTGCACTTCTTGGGGTGCAATGCCCACTATCTACTTGGGCTGAGTCATGCAGCGGAACAAGAAactgtttcttttgaaaatgaaatCTCAGCTGTTACTGGGGAGAAATTGGGCCGTGACAAGAATCCAAAGTTTACAAATTTCTTGAACTTTTCCGAGAGTGCTTCTGCGCGTTACATCCGCATGGCTTGTGATGTTTTGAGCCCTCGTGGCGAAGAAAAGTTTGGATGCAGAAAGGAGTGGCTTGCGTTCTGCGAGGCCAATGGCAAGGCTTCCAAAGTGCCAAGCGGTCGATCAAATCGGTTTAATAGCTTCTTTGAAGGAGCTGCTGCTCTCATTCATCATCACATGGATATTGTTGCTTTCTTCTCTGATGAGCATGTGTTAAAGAGGCTGAATGTGATACAGGAAAGCGTCCGTGATGATGTGCAAGATCCCATACTGCAAGctcttgtttgtgtttttgctgtCGTCTATCTTCAAGTCATAGGTCCCTACTGGCAATTCCTGAAAAGTAATACAGAATACCTTGACTTCCACAAATACATCCAGCGTCTTCACCAAAAGCTCAACGAATGGTCCTTAGATGCTACACCTCTCCTCCTGCCAGAACTCGGCGACACAAACGTTTTCCACCAGTTTCATCATGAGGGGAGCTTTGATGGCTTGTTTTCATATTGTAATCCTGACAATCCATACTTCACCCTCATCAAGAAGGCACTGGAACAAATCATGAAATCATTTGTTGCTGTGACTCAGAGAGAGCTTTCTGATTTCTTGCCAGGGGGAGTTCACAGTAAAGAGCCCAAGCCAGAACTTCGTGCAAAAATGAGAAACTGCCAGCTTGCACAGTTAATGGGTGAATACCCCTTTGGACACACTTACACTGACAAGTACAGAAGGCCTAACAATGCTTTGAATCACCAAAGACCCTTGCACAATCAATCTGGTACCTCCGGTCAGACAGGAAGACACAAGAAGCGTATGCAACTGAGTGGTAGAGAGATGAATCAACTGCAGGAAAAGCAGCTGCTGGATATCACAAATAAGACAAAGATCATGGCTGCAGTGGTGAGAAACGGAGGACCTTGCAAAACTAAAAGAGATGTGGATTACCTTTTGTCTACCCTGGAAGGGGCCAGTCACTCAAAGAAACGTGAGGCAATCCGATTGCAGATTAGTTACCAGAAAGTTGTTCTTGGcttaaaagacaaaaacttaAACCATGTAGGGTTTTCTCTGAAAGATATGGTGGAAAAACTCAAGTTGGTGTTGGCAGATGATAAGTGCCCACAGATCCCTGTTCCCGGGTATAGACCAGTGTTTAGCCACAATGCCCAAGCAGGACCGGGTGAGGTAGTCCCTTCCAGTGGAATGGGAAGTGCAGcccaacatcctttacaacattGCCATTTTGAAAACATTGACAAATCCAGCATGAAATTGTGTTCTGAATTGCCCAAAATCGAAATTCAGTCTTTTGTGTTTGTAGATTAA